The DNA segment CATGATCGCCGACTTCTTCGACACCGTCGGCACCATCACCGCCGTCGGCGCCGAGGGCGACCTGCTCGACGAGGACCGCAACCTGCCCAGGTCCCAGCCGGTGCTGCTGGTCGACTCGCTGGCCGCGGCGGCCGGTGGCGCGGCGAGCGTCTCGTCGAACACGACCTACATCGAGAGCGCGGCCGGCGTCGGCGACGGCGCCCGCACCGGCCTGGCCAGCGTCGTGACCGGCGCGCTGTTCCTGGTCGCCACGTTCTTCACCCCGCTGGTGCAGGTCGTGCCCTCCGAGGCCGCGGCGCCGGTGCTGGTCATCGTCGGCGCGATGATGATCAGCCAGATCCGGGACCTCGAGTGGGGCGACATGTCCCTGGTCATCCCGGCCTTCCTGACCATCGCGCTGATGCCGTTCACCTACTCGATCACCAACGGCATCGGTGCCGGGGTGGTCAGCTACGTCGTCCTGCGGGTGGCCACCGGCCGCGGCCGCGAGGTGCACCCGCTGATGTGGGTCGTCGCCGCGGTCTTCGTCGTCTACTTCGCCCTGGACCCGATCCAGCAGCTCCTGTGAAGAAGGACCCGCCTTCCCCCCACCCCTCGCGAGCTCGGGGCGGGCCCCTGAAGGCGGGCCGGCGGATCGTTAGACAGGCTTCCTATTCAGGCTAAGGTGGGGCACGTGGCTCGGACGACGCTGGACACCGCGGCGCTGGCCCATGACCTGCGGCTGGCCGTCATGCGGTTCAGCCGGCGGCTGCGCAACCAGCGGGTGGACACCTCGGTGACCCTCACCCACCTGGCCGCGCTGTCCACGCTCAAGCGGCACGGCCCGATGAGCCCGGGGGAGCTGGCCACCCACGAGCGGGTCCAGCCCCCGTCGATGACCCGGGTCGTCGTGGCGCTCGAGTCCCGCGGGCTGGTCACCCGCACGCCGCACCCCACCGACGGCCGGCAGGTGGTCATCGACCTCACCCCGGCCGCGGAGGACCTGCTGACCGAGGAGGTCCGGGCCCGCGAGGCGTGGCTGTCCGGTCAGCTCCACGACCTGACCGCCGAGGAGCGCGCCGTCCTGCGCGAGGCCGCGGTGATCATGGACAAGCTCGCCAGTGGGTGACGCAGACGCCTGACTCAGGAGCACGGCGGAGGACGGCGATGTTCGCCGCCCTCCGCGTCCGCAACTTCCGGCTCTACGCCTCGGCCAACCTGGTCAGCCTGACCGGCACCTGGATGCAGCGCATCGGCCAGGACTGGCTGGTGCTGCAGCTGTCCGGCGGCAGCGGCGTCGCCCTGGGCATCACCACCGCGCTGCAGTTCGCCCCCACCCTGCTGTTCAGCTTCTACGGCGGCGTCCTGGCCGACCGCCACTCCAAGCGCCGGGTCCTGGTCGTCACCCAGGCGGTGATGGGTGCCCTGGCACTCGGGCTCGGCCTGCTGGTGGCCACCGACGGGATCGCGCTGTGGCACGTCTACGTGCTGGCCGCAGCCCTCGGGGTGGTGTCCTCGCTGGACATGCCGGTGCGGCAGTCCTTCGTCTCGGAGATGGTCGGCCCCGACCGGCTGGCCAACGCGGTGAGCCTGAACTCCACGGTCTTCAACGGCGCCCGGCTCGTCGGGCCGGCCGTCGCGGGCTCGGTCATCGGCCTCGCCGGTGGGGACACGGCCCCGGCGTTCCTGGTCAACGCCGCCAGCTTCGCGGTGACCATCGCGGCGCTGCTGGCCATGCGCGGCAGCGAGCTGCGGCCCAGCCCGCCGGCCTCCCGGTCCCGCGGCCAGCTGCGGGAGGCGCTGGGCTACACCCGGCGGCACCCCGACCTGGTCCTGGCCATGTCGCTGGCCTTCGTGGCCGGGACCTTCGGGTTCAACACCCAGATCACCATCGCGCTGATGGCGCGGGAGGAGTTCGGGCTCGGCGCCACCGCCTTCGGCTTCATGTCCACCGCCTACGCCGTCGGCTCGCTGTCCGGCGCGCTGCTGTCCACCCGGCGCAGCACCCGGCCGCTGCAGCGGTTCCTGGTCGTCTCCTCCGGCGCCTTCGGCGTGCTGCTGGTGATCGCGGGGCTGATGCCGACCCAGACGTCGTTCGCCGTGCTGCTGGTGCCCACCGGGGCCGCCGCGCTGGTGTTCAGCGTCGCCTGCAACAGCTTCGTCCAGCTCGGCGTCGACCCGCAGATGCGCGGGCGGATCCTGGCGCTGTACTTCATGTGCTTCATGGGCGGCACCCCGGTGGGCGCCCCGCTGATCGGCTGGGTCTCCGAGCACCTGGGCGCCCGGTGGGGGTTCATCGCCGGTGGCCTGGTGGTCGTCGCGGCGGCCGTCGTCGCCGGCGCGCTCCTCGCCCGGGGCCGCCGGGTGCGCCTGGAGCTGCACGTCGTCCCGCCCAGCGCGCAGCTGCACGTGGCCGCCGCACCGGCCGGCGACCCGGTGCCGAACCGGGTCGCCGCCATCGCGGAGCAGGCCGACGGCGAGGTCCCGGGAGAACAGGTCGCGCGCGATCCAGTGCGTTGAGCGGTCGCACTGAGCGTCCACGTTGTCACCAGCCGTCCGCAGACGTAACGTCAGACACGTGCCCTCAGCAGGGTCGGCCTCTGCGGACGTCGGGACGTCGTTGTTGCGCCTCGGCGGTCTCGTCGCGCTCTTCGCCGCCACGGCCGCACTCGTCGCGCTGCTGCTGCGCTGGGTGACCGGTGAGCTGCAGCTGAACCGGCTGGCCCGTCGTCGGCTGCGCGAGGAACCGCCGCCCGCGGTCGGTCCGGCACCCCGGCCGGCCGGGCCTGCGGACCGTCGTCCGGCGGCTGCCGGGCACCACCCGGTGGGCCGCCGGGTGCCCGGTGCGCGCCCCGCCCCGGCGCCGGCCCCGCGGCCACGTCGTCCGCTGCAACTGGTCGCCGCCGACGTGCGGCGGCTGACCCGCGAGCTGTCGATGGTGCCCGGCGGGATGCCGATGGCCCGGCGCCGCGGGCTGCTGGCCGCCTACGACGACGTGCTGATCGAGGCGGCCGAGCTGCTCGAGGTGCCGCACGAGCTGACCTCCGCCGCACCGGCCAACCGGGAGCTGGAGCGGCTGCGGCTCATCGCCTCGCTGGAGGCCGCCGGGCTGGTGGTGGCCGGCTGACCGAGTCGGCCGGCCGGCTCTTCCTCGCCGTCGACCCGTCGCCCGCCGCGGTGGCCGACCTCGACCGCGCCCTGCAGCCGCTGCGCGCCGCCCCGGGCGCACCGCGGTGGACCCCGCCGTCGCGCTGGCACCTCACGCTGCTGTTCCTGGGCGACGTCCCGGCGCACCTGCTGGGTCCGCTGACCACCGCGGTCGCCTCGGCGGTGGCGGGCACACCGCCGCTGGTGCTGCAGCTGGCCGGTGCGGGCCGGTTCGGCTCGTCCCGCCGGCCGGCGGTCTGCTGGGCGGGCCTCACCGGGGACGTCGCCGGGCTCACCGGGCTGGCCGGCCGGCTGACCGCGGCGGCCGGGCGCTCGGGCTGCCGGTGGAGGACCGGCCGTTCCGGGCGCACCTGACCCTGGGGCGCTGGCGGCCCGGCCGGCCGGCGGACCCCACCCTGCCCGACCGGCTGGCCGGCTACGCCGGGCCGGTGTGGCCGGTGCCGGAGGTGGTGCTGTGGCGCAGCCACCTCGGCCCCGACCCGAGCTACGAGCGCGTCGCCGCCTGGCCGATCGCGCCCTGACGGCCGGTCACCAGGCGTACTGCATCGGCGCGGGCCGCTTCCCCGGGAACACCTCGTCGAGGGCGGCCAGCTGCTCACCGGTCAGCGTCACGCCGACGGCCGCCAGGGAGCCCTCGAACTGCTCCACCGTCCGCGGGCCGATGATCGGCGCGGTCACCCCGGGCCGGCCCAGCAGCCAGGCGATGCCGACGTCGGCCGGCGCCAGCCCCCACCCCGCGCACAGGTCCTCGTAGCGCTGCAGCTGCGGGCGCACCTCCTCCAGCCGCTGCTGGGTGCGGGCGTCGCTGCGCCGGGCGCCGTCGCCCTTCGCCAGCGCGCCCGCCAGCAGCCCGCCCTGCAGCGGGCTCCACGGGATGATCCCGATGCCGTAGTGCTGTGCGGCGGGGATGACCTCCTGCTCGATGTCGCGGACCAGCAGGTTGTAGACGGACTGCTCGCTGACCAGGCCGGTGAAGTGCCGGGCCCGGGCCGCCTCGGTGCCGGCGGCCAGCTGCCAGCCGGCGTGGTTGGAGGAGCCGACGTAGAGCACCTTGCCCTGGGCGACCAGCGTCTCGCAGGCCTGCCAGATCTCGTCCCACGGCGTCTCGAGGTCGACGTGGTGGAACTGGTAGAGGTCGATCCAGTCGGTCTGCAGCCGGCCCAGCGAGGCGTCGCAGGCCCGGACGATGTTGCGGGCGGACAGGAACGTGTCGTTCGGCCAGTCGGACATGCCGCCGTAGACCTTGGTCGCCAGCACGGTGCGGTCCCGGCGGCCGCCGCCCTGGGCGAACCAGCTGCCGAGCACCTCCTCGGTGCGGCCCTTGCCGGCGTCGAAGCCGTAGACGTTGGCGGTGTCGAAGAAGTTGACGCCCTCGGTGTGCGCCCGGTCCATGATCGCGTGGCTGTCCTCCTCGGCGGTCTTCCAGCCGAAGTTCATCGTGCCCAGGCACAGCCGGGAGACGGAGAGGCCGCTGCGGCCGAGGTGGGTCTGGTCCATGCGCCCGACCCTGGCACCCTGTCCGTCGTGCCGCAGACCGACCTCCCCGCCTTCGACCGCGCCACCGCCGTCACCCGGACCGAGGCCGGTGGGCTGGTCGCCGAGCTCGACCCGGGCTGGGACGTCGGCGGCGGCATCCTCAACGGCGGCTACCTGCTCTCCGTGGTCGGCCGCGCCGCGCTGCTGGAGAGCCCGCACCCGCACCCGGTGGCGGTGTCGGCCAGCTACCTCCGCGCCCCGGCCGCCGGTCCGGCCACGCTGACCGTCGTCCCCGGTGCGGCCGGCCGCACCCTCGCGCACTCGCTGGTCACCCTCGCCGACGCCGCTGGGCCGGCCCTGACCGTCACCGTGACGACGGCGACGCTGGGCACCGACGCCCCGCAGTGGTCCGAGCCCACCCCGGACGCCCCGCCGGTCGAGGAGTGCGTGTCGATCGCCGAGCACCGCGACCTCGCCCCGCCCGGCGTGCCGGTGCCCGGGCTGTCGCTGCGGGTGGACACCCGGCTGGACCCCGCCACCGCCGGCTGGGCGTTCGGCCGGCCCTCCCGGGAGCCGCGGCTGCGAGCGTGGATGCGCTTCACCGACGGCCGGGAGCCCGACCCGCTGGCGCTGCTGACCTTCGCCGACGCGCTCCCGCCGACCAGCTTCGCGCTCGGCGACCTGGGCTGGGCGCCCACCGTGCAGCTGCAGGTGCTGGTCCGGGCGCTGCCCGCGCCGGGCTGGTGCCTGGTGGAGGCCCGGTCCAGCGAGATCGCCGGCGGCTGGCTGGACGAGGACTACCGGATCTGGGACTCCACCGGCCGGCTGGTCGCGCAGAGCCGGCAGCTCGCCCGCTCGCCCCGCCGCCGCTGACCGCGGGTCAGGCCCACCGGGCCAGCGCGGCGCGGACGACGTCGTCGTGCAGCTGGGTGAAGTCGGCGTAGTCGACGCTGACCGCGCGCATCGGGGTGCGCTGCAGCAGCACGACACCGCCGTCGACCAGCGACCGCACCCGCTGCCAGGCGGTCGCGTCGGCCACCGGCACGGCCAGGCCCAACCAGTCCGGGACCTCGGTGCGCAGCTCGGCGACCGCCACCTCGACCGTCGAACCGGTGGCCAGCCCGTCGTCGACCAGCAGCACCGCGCCGTCCGGGGGCGTGACCGGTTCGGGCAGCGCAGCCGCCCGCTCCCCGAGCCGGCGGCGGGCGTCGGCGGTGAGCTCGGCGTACCGGTCGTCGTCGACCCCGGCGAGCCGGCACGCCGCCGCGCTGCGCACGGCGGCGTGCTCGGTCACCGCCCCGAGCGCCAGCTCCGGGAAGTCCGGGGAGAGCACCTTGGTGACCACGACGAGGTCCAGCCGCGCCGTCCGGCCCAGGGCGCGCAGGCCCTCCACCAGGGCGGCGCCGACCAGGACGCCGCCGCGGGGGAGGCCGACCACGGTGACCGGCCACCCGGCCGGGAGCACCGCCGCGGTGGGCCCGACCAGCCGGTGTCCTGCGTCGCTGCGGTCGCGGAACGAGGCCACCCGGTCAGCCTCCCAGCACCCCGCCGTCCGTGGTCCCTCCCGCTGCGGGCCACGTCCCACCAGAGGCGTGCTCTTGGTGGTCCTCCGTCAGGCGTCCTGGCGGAGGACCGTTGCGGGGTCGGCCCGGTCGGCGGCGCGCTGGGCGTAGAGCGCGGCCAGCGCGGCGACCACGACCACCACGACCGCACTGGCGGCCAGCGCCGTCCAGGGCACGTCCAGCAGCGGGGTGGGCGGCCGCACCAGGTCGACGTCCAGCCGGCGGTAGACCAGCGCCACCGCGCCGCCGGCCAGCACGCCGCCGATCAGCAGCCCGACGACGGCCACCCCGCCCAGCTCGACCAGCAGCGAGCGCAGGTGGGCCCCGCGGCTCAGCCCCAGCCGGCGGGCCATCACGTAGCCCGACACCCGGCTGCGGGAGCGCGCCTCCAGGTACAGCAGCAGCCCACCGACGGCGATGACGCCGACGAAGACGGCGAGCGCCGACAGGTAGCCGAAGGTCCAGGTGATGCCGAGGAAGTTCGCGCTCTGCAGCACCCCGGCCGGCTCGAGGGCGCGGAAGCCGACCCCGCCGGCCGCGCTGAGCGCCTCGACCGCCGGGCCGAGCTGCCCGTTGGTCCAGATCTCGGCGGCGCGGGAGGCGCCGGCGGTGCGCTCGATCTCCGGCAGCCGGTCGGCGGCCACCAGGACCACCGGCCCGTCCAGCCGACGGCCGGGCAGCACCCGGGCCGTGGCGACGACCTCGGCGGGCACCGCGACGCTGCCCAGCTGCAGCTGCGGGTCCCCGGTCGGCAGCCCGGCGGCCACCACCGGCAGCCGGCCGTCGACCTCCGGCCCGGTCAGCGCGGCCATCAGCTCGGGCAGCGGCTCGTCGGCGAAGGAGGCGTCCCAGAACGCGGTGCCGGCGAAGTCGGCGGGGTCGACGGCGAGCACCGCGACGTCCTGCCGGCCGGCGCTGTCGCCCTGCCCGTCGGGCGCGGTCGCGCTGCCCTCGTACCGGACGACGAAGGTGCCGACCTCGTCGATCGCGGCGGTGGGCGCGAACCGGGACAGCGTCTGCACCGCCCGGGTGGCGCCGATCTGCACGCCGACCTTGGCGTCCAGCGTCTTCTGCGCGCTCGCGGTGAGCGTCGCGGTGTAGCCCAGCACCGCGACCGGCAGGGTGACCGCGACGAGCAGGGTCGCGGTGGCCAGCCGGGCGGCGGCCAGCCGGTTCACCGCCAGGAAGACGGCGGGGGAGCGGTGCCCGGCCCAGCGCCGCAGCCGGGGCAGCAGCGCGGTGAGCAGCCGGCCGAGCAGCACCGCGGCGCCGGCGGTGGCCAGCAGCGGGAAGGCGACCAGCAGCCCGTTGACCTGCGCGACGCCCCCGGTGCTGACCACCGCGTCGCGGGTCTGCAGCAGCAGCCAGCACCACCCGGCACCCAGCAGCAGCACCAGCTCCCACGGGACCCGGGAGGGCCACCGCGGGGCGGCGCCGAGCGGGCGCTCGGCCGTCCCGCGGGCGCGCAGGCCGGCCACGGCCGCGGCGGCCCCCAGCCCGACCACGAAGGCGGCGACGGCGGCGGCCACCGCGGCGGAGGTGGCCGAGGGGTCCAGGTCGTCGGCCGGACCGAGCCCGCTGGTGAGCAGCCGGGCGGCGGCCCAGCCGACCGCGGCGCCGGCGAGCGCGGGCAGCCCCAGCTCCAGCGCCGCCTTGCCGGCCAGCGGCACCGGCCCGACCCCGCGGGCGGCCAGCAGCCGCACCTCGGTGGCCCGCCGGTCGGCCCAGAAGCTGCCGGCCGCGGCCACCAGGACCAGCGCGAGCAGCGCCCCGGCGACGGCGACCGGCACGACCGGCCCGCGCAGCCCGGACTCGACCAGCTCGGCCCGGTCGACCGCGTCGGCGAGCCGGGAGTTGACCAGCCCGGCATCGCCGGGTGCGCCGAGCAGGGCGGACGCCCGCCGCTGCGCCCGGTCCTGGGCGGCCAGCAGCTCCCGGGCGTCGCTGACCGACAGTCCGGCGGCGTCCACCGGCACCTGGGCGAGCTGCTGCACCCCCCGGTAGCCGGCCGAGACCGCGGCGAAGGTGTCCGGGTCGGTGGCCAGCGCGAACGCCGGGGGAGCGGTGTTGGCGTTGATGTCGTTGGCGTAGAGGATGCGGTAGTCGCACCAGTAGGCGCCGGCGTCGACGCTGAACAGGTCGCGGTAGAGCCCGACCACCGTCACGGGGGCGTCCGCCACGGTGATCCGGTCGCCGAGGCCGATGCCCGCCGTCCGCGCGTACGACTCGGGCAGCCACAGCCCGTCCCCGGGCTGCGAGCCCACCACCTCGACGTGGGCGAGCGCGTCGGGGCGGTAGTAGACGGCGACCGGCAGCGAGGCCGGCTCGCCGGTGGCGGTCCGGACCAGGCCGCCCTCGGCGGACCGCTCCCGGCCCACCAGCGCCGCGGTCGCGAGCACCGGCTCGCTGGTCCGCCCCTGCTCCGCCCAGACGGTGGCGAGCGCGGCGTCGGCGGCCGGGTCCGCACGTCCGGCGTCGAACCCGGTCTGCGCCCAGCCGGCCTCGGCGCACTGGTCGGCGAGCTGCTGCTGCAGCGCGGCCGAACGGGCGGAGGAGAGGAACAGCGGCGCGGAGGCGACCGCGCAGGCCAGGATCGCGCTGGTCACCAGCACCGCGAGGACGGCGGCCGGCTGGCGCAGCCCGAGCAGCGGCGCCCGGGTCCACGGGGCCAGCCGCCACAGCGGCGGCCGGCTCATGACGGCGCTCCCTCGGTGACCACGCCGTCGCGCATCGACAGCACCCGGTCGGCGCGGGCCCAGGCGAGCTCGTCGTGCGTGGCGATCAGCACCGCGGCCCCGCCCCGCGCGGCCTCGACGACCGCGTCGAGCAGCCCGTCGGCGTGCCCGCGGTCCTGGTGCGCGGTCGGCTCGTCGGCCAGCAGCACCGCCGGGCGCAGCAGCAGCGCCCGGGCGACGACGGCCCGCTGCTGCTCGCCGAGCGAGGCCTGGGAGGGATACCGGTCGGCGAGGTGCGCGAGGCCGAAGTCGGTCAGCAGCGCCCGGGCGCGGGGTCCCTCGGTGCCGGCCGTGCCGCGCAGCCGGGCGGGCAGCAGCACGTTGTCGGCGAGGCTCAGGTCGCCCACCAGGCCCAGCGCCTGGGGCACGAGCGCGAGGTCGCGCCAGCCGAAGGTCTCCGGACGGCGGTCGCCCAGCGGCCCGAGGTAGCGGAGCTCGCCCTCGTCGGCGGTCTCCCAGCCGCACAGCAGCGCCAGCAGGGTGCTCTTGCCCGAGCCGGACGGGCCGACGAGCGCCACGAACTCCCCGGCGTCCACCCGCAGGTCCACCCCGGCGAGGGCGGAGACGGTCTCCACCCCGCGGCGGTAGCGCTTGACCAGCCCGCGGCCGACCAGCCCGCCGGTCGGCTGCACCCGCCCGGTCACGGCACCACCCGGCCGTGGTCGAGCCGCACGAAGCCGTCGGCGACGGCCATCACCCGCGGGTCGTGCGAGGAGAGCACGAAGCCCACCCCGGCCGCGGCGAGCTCCTCCATGGCGGTGAGCACCCGCTCGGCGGCGGCGGTGTCCAGCTCGGCGGTGGGCTCGTCGGCGACGACCAGCGCCGGGTCGCCGACGACGCCGCAGGCCACCGCCAGCCGCTGCTGTTCCCCGCCGGAGAGCTGCCCGGGCAGGTGGTCGGCGCGGTCCCGCAGCCCGAGCCGGTCCAGCAGGTCCCGGGCGGCCGCCGCGGTCACCGGGGCACCGCGCAGCGACGCGGCGAGCCGGACCTGGGCGACGGCGTCCAGGTAGGGGAGCAGGTTCTCGCCCGGCCGCTGGAACAGGTAGGCGACCTGGCGCTGCCGCAGCCGACGGCGGGCCCGGGGGCGCAACCGGTCGACCCGCTGACCGGCGACGAGCACCTCACCGGCGTCGGGTGAGTCGATGCAGGCGAGCAGCCGCAGCAGCGAGGACTTCCCCGACCCGGACGGCCCGACCACCACCGTCACCTGCGCGCGGGGGATGGCCAGGGTGACGTCGACCAGCGCCGGGACCTGCTCGGTCGCCGTCCGGTAGGTCTTGCCCACCCCGCGGCAGACGGCGGCGGGAGCGGTGTCGGACGCGGGCGTGAAGACCGGGGCGGACAGCGGGTCGTCGGCGAACCGGAACCCCTCGGCGCTCGTCATCGACGGGCAGCCTAGAGGGCTGTCGCGGCACCGCCGGGGAGGACGATGTCGCCGGTCAGGTAGCGCTGCACGGTGGGGCCGATGGCCGCGACCAGCTCCTCCGGGGAGGCCGAGGCGAGCGGTTCCAGCTGCAGCACGTAGCGGGCCATCACCACCCCCACGAGCTGGGAGGCCACCAGCGAGCCGCGCGCCTCGCCCTCGGCCTTCGGCAGCCCGAGGGTGCCGACCACCCGGCGCAGCACCTTGGCGACCAGGAACTCGCGGAGCAGCCGTGCGGTCCACTCGTTGTTGACCGCCGAGCGCACCAGCGCCAGCCCGGCGGTGCGGGCCGGCCCGTCCCAGACCTGCAGCAGCAGCCGGACGACGTTGGCGCCGAGCTCGTCCCTCCCGCCGGCCAGCGCCTGGGGGAGCAGCTCCTCCGGGTCGGCCGGCGCCTCGATCGCGGCGAGGAAGAGCTTGTCCTTGCTGCCGAAGTAGTGGTGCACGAGCGCCGGGTCGACCCCGGCGGCGGCGGCGATCACCCGGATCGAGGCGCCGTCGAACCCGCGCTCGGCGAAGGCGGTGCGCGCCGCGGCGAGCACCGCCTCCCGGGTGCCGGGGTTGCCGGGGCGCCGGCCCGAGGGCCGGCTGCGGCGTCCGGGCTGGCTCAGCTGGTCCTCCTCCGCAGGGTGGCCGCCGCCAGCCCGAGGGCCAGCAGCGCGGCGCCGGCGACGACACCGACGTCGGTCCACATGGTGCCCGTCGCGTCCGCGGAGCGGCCGACCTCCTGCAGGGCCTCGACGGCGTAGGTCAGCGGCAGGGCGTCGCTGACCGCCTGCAGCCAGCCGGGCAGCTGCTCGCGGGCCACGAGCAGCCCGCAGAGGAAGAACTGCGGCAGCACGATCACCGGCATGAACTGCACGGCCTGGAACTCGCTGCGGGCGAAGGCGCTGGCCAGCAGCCCGAGCGCCACGCCGAGCACGGCGTCGACGACGGCGATCAGGACGACGAGGGCCAGCGGTCCGGCGACGTCCAGGCCGTAGAGCGTCGTCGCCACCGTCACCGTGACCACGGCCTGCAGGGCGGCGGCCAGGCCGAACGCGGCGCCGTAGCCGAGCAGCAGGTCCGGGCGGGACAGCGGCGTGGTCAGCAGCCGCTCGAGCGTGCCGGACGTGCGCTCGCGGAGCATCGCGATGCTGGTCACCAGGAACATCACCACGAACGGGAAGACGCCGAGCATGATCAGCCCGAC comes from the Modestobacter italicus genome and includes:
- a CDS encoding MarR family winged helix-turn-helix transcriptional regulator codes for the protein MARTTLDTAALAHDLRLAVMRFSRRLRNQRVDTSVTLTHLAALSTLKRHGPMSPGELATHERVQPPSMTRVVVALESRGLVTRTPHPTDGRQVVIDLTPAAEDLLTEEVRAREAWLSGQLHDLTAEERAVLREAAVIMDKLASG
- a CDS encoding MFS transporter, with the protein product MFAALRVRNFRLYASANLVSLTGTWMQRIGQDWLVLQLSGGSGVALGITTALQFAPTLLFSFYGGVLADRHSKRRVLVVTQAVMGALALGLGLLVATDGIALWHVYVLAAALGVVSSLDMPVRQSFVSEMVGPDRLANAVSLNSTVFNGARLVGPAVAGSVIGLAGGDTAPAFLVNAASFAVTIAALLAMRGSELRPSPPASRSRGQLREALGYTRRHPDLVLAMSLAFVAGTFGFNTQITIALMAREEFGLGATAFGFMSTAYAVGSLSGALLSTRRSTRPLQRFLVVSSGAFGVLLVIAGLMPTQTSFAVLLVPTGAAALVFSVACNSFVQLGVDPQMRGRILALYFMCFMGGTPVGAPLIGWVSEHLGARWGFIAGGLVVVAAAVVAGALLARGRRVRLELHVVPPSAQLHVAAAPAGDPVPNRVAAIAEQADGEVPGEQVARDPVR
- a CDS encoding 2'-5' RNA ligase family protein; this translates as MADLDRALQPLRAAPGAPRWTPPSRWHLTLLFLGDVPAHLLGPLTTAVASAVAGTPPLVLQLAGAGRFGSSRRPAVCWAGLTGDVAGLTGLAGRLTAAAGRSGCRWRTGRSGRT
- a CDS encoding 2'-5' RNA ligase family protein, translating into MEDRPFRAHLTLGRWRPGRPADPTLPDRLAGYAGPVWPVPEVVLWRSHLGPDPSYERVAAWPIAP
- a CDS encoding aldo/keto reductase gives rise to the protein MDQTHLGRSGLSVSRLCLGTMNFGWKTAEEDSHAIMDRAHTEGVNFFDTANVYGFDAGKGRTEEVLGSWFAQGGGRRDRTVLATKVYGGMSDWPNDTFLSARNIVRACDASLGRLQTDWIDLYQFHHVDLETPWDEIWQACETLVAQGKVLYVGSSNHAGWQLAAGTEAARARHFTGLVSEQSVYNLLVRDIEQEVIPAAQHYGIGIIPWSPLQGGLLAGALAKGDGARRSDARTQQRLEEVRPQLQRYEDLCAGWGLAPADVGIAWLLGRPGVTAPIIGPRTVEQFEGSLAAVGVTLTGEQLAALDEVFPGKRPAPMQYAW
- a CDS encoding thioesterase family protein; this encodes MPQTDLPAFDRATAVTRTEAGGLVAELDPGWDVGGGILNGGYLLSVVGRAALLESPHPHPVAVSASYLRAPAAGPATLTVVPGAAGRTLAHSLVTLADAAGPALTVTVTTATLGTDAPQWSEPTPDAPPVEECVSIAEHRDLAPPGVPVPGLSLRVDTRLDPATAGWAFGRPSREPRLRAWMRFTDGREPDPLALLTFADALPPTSFALGDLGWAPTVQLQVLVRALPAPGWCLVEARSSEIAGGWLDEDYRIWDSTGRLVAQSRQLARSPRRR
- a CDS encoding phosphoribosyltransferase, with the translated sequence MASFRDRSDAGHRLVGPTAAVLPAGWPVTVVGLPRGGVLVGAALVEGLRALGRTARLDLVVVTKVLSPDFPELALGAVTEHAAVRSAAACRLAGVDDDRYAELTADARRRLGERAAALPEPVTPPDGAVLLVDDGLATGSTVEVAVAELRTEVPDWLGLAVPVADATAWQRVRSLVDGGVVLLQRTPMRAVSVDYADFTQLHDDVVRAALARWA
- a CDS encoding FtsX-like permease family protein; amino-acid sequence: MSRPPLWRLAPWTRAPLLGLRQPAAVLAVLVTSAILACAVASAPLFLSSARSAALQQQLADQCAEAGWAQTGFDAGRADPAADAALATVWAEQGRTSEPVLATAALVGRERSAEGGLVRTATGEPASLPVAVYYRPDALAHVEVVGSQPGDGLWLPESYARTAGIGLGDRITVADAPVTVVGLYRDLFSVDAGAYWCDYRILYANDINANTAPPAFALATDPDTFAAVSAGYRGVQQLAQVPVDAAGLSVSDARELLAAQDRAQRRASALLGAPGDAGLVNSRLADAVDRAELVESGLRGPVVPVAVAGALLALVLVAAAGSFWADRRATEVRLLAARGVGPVPLAGKAALELGLPALAGAAVGWAAARLLTSGLGPADDLDPSATSAAVAAAVAAFVVGLGAAAAVAGLRARGTAERPLGAAPRWPSRVPWELVLLLGAGWCWLLLQTRDAVVSTGGVAQVNGLLVAFPLLATAGAAVLLGRLLTALLPRLRRWAGHRSPAVFLAVNRLAAARLATATLLVAVTLPVAVLGYTATLTASAQKTLDAKVGVQIGATRAVQTLSRFAPTAAIDEVGTFVVRYEGSATAPDGQGDSAGRQDVAVLAVDPADFAGTAFWDASFADEPLPELMAALTGPEVDGRLPVVAAGLPTGDPQLQLGSVAVPAEVVATARVLPGRRLDGPVVLVAADRLPEIERTAGASRAAEIWTNGQLGPAVEALSAAGGVGFRALEPAGVLQSANFLGITWTFGYLSALAVFVGVIAVGGLLLYLEARSRSRVSGYVMARRLGLSRGAHLRSLLVELGGVAVVGLLIGGVLAGGAVALVYRRLDVDLVRPPTPLLDVPWTALAASAVVVVVVAALAALYAQRAADRADPATVLRQDA
- a CDS encoding ABC transporter ATP-binding protein; protein product: MTGRVQPTGGLVGRGLVKRYRRGVETVSALAGVDLRVDAGEFVALVGPSGSGKSTLLALLCGWETADEGELRYLGPLGDRRPETFGWRDLALVPQALGLVGDLSLADNVLLPARLRGTAGTEGPRARALLTDFGLAHLADRYPSQASLGEQQRAVVARALLLRPAVLLADEPTAHQDRGHADGLLDAVVEAARGGAAVLIATHDELAWARADRVLSMRDGVVTEGAPS
- a CDS encoding ABC transporter ATP-binding protein — protein: MTSAEGFRFADDPLSAPVFTPASDTAPAAVCRGVGKTYRTATEQVPALVDVTLAIPRAQVTVVVGPSGSGKSSLLRLLACIDSPDAGEVLVAGQRVDRLRPRARRRLRQRQVAYLFQRPGENLLPYLDAVAQVRLAASLRGAPVTAAAARDLLDRLGLRDRADHLPGQLSGGEQQRLAVACGVVGDPALVVADEPTAELDTAAAERVLTAMEELAAAGVGFVLSSHDPRVMAVADGFVRLDHGRVVP
- a CDS encoding TetR family transcriptional regulator, which translates into the protein MLAAARTAFAERGFDGASIRVIAAAAGVDPALVHHYFGSKDKLFLAAIEAPADPEELLPQALAGGRDELGANVVRLLLQVWDGPARTAGLALVRSAVNNEWTARLLREFLVAKVLRRVVGTLGLPKAEGEARGSLVASQLVGVVMARYVLQLEPLASASPEELVAAIGPTVQRYLTGDIVLPGGAATAL
- a CDS encoding ABC transporter permease — encoded protein: MTTALSPALTTATAGRVLRQLGHDHRTVAMLLVLPSALLGLLYLIWSDVPTAPGQPDTFDRVGLIMLGVFPFVVMFLVTSIAMLRERTSGTLERLLTTPLSRPDLLLGYGAAFGLAAALQAVVTVTVATTLYGLDVAGPLALVVLIAVVDAVLGVALGLLASAFARSEFQAVQFMPVIVLPQFFLCGLLVAREQLPGWLQAVSDALPLTYAVEALQEVGRSADATGTMWTDVGVVAGAALLALGLAAATLRRRTS